AGCGTGAGCAGGACAACAAATTGGTTGTGATCCGCCGCCAATTGGGAGGAACCCAGTGAACGAACAACTCGTGATCCGACTAGGCCACGAACATGACGCGCCAGTGCATTGGCTGGTCTGGTCATACAGCAGTTCAGAAGTGATCGCTTCTGGAACGCTCGCTGGTGTTGAGCAGTTGGAAACACTCCATGAACGTGTTGGGGGGCGCAAGCCCGTGGTATTGGTGCCGAGCAGCGAAGTGGGACTACATAATGTGCCATTGCCGCCAAAAGCGGGGCGTGCAGTTATCAAAGCCTTGCCATTTATGCTTGAAGAACAGCTGACACAAGATGTGGACAGTTTGCACTTTGCCTTAGGTGAGCGAAAAGACAATGTTCAGCAGGTCATGGTTGTCAGCCGTTTAAAGATGGCGCAATGGTTGGATTGGCTGCGAGAAGCCAATTTTGAGCCCCAGCGGCTACTGCCTGATCTACTCGCTTTACCATGGCAAGAGGACGGCTGGACAGCTTTGGATATGGAGCAGCAACTGCTGCTGCGTACCGATGAATTTGCCGGCATCGTTGTTGAACATGACAATGCAGAGCTTTACCTGCAGAGCATGATCGCGGCGCGAGAGGAGAGTGAAGAGCCGCAGCTGTTGAACAGCTATCAGCCATGGATCTTTGCTGATATTGATGGCTTACAGATTGAGCGTCAGCCAGAAGAGTTGCCGATGCAACTGCTGGCCGAGCATCTGCCAAGCCATAAGTGGAACTTGTTGCAGGGTGACTTTGAAGCTAAGCGAGAAGTGGACACTCGATGGCTACCCTGGCGCAAGGTTGCCATTGTGGTCGGCGTCTGTTTATTACTTAACATGGTGCTAGATGGCCTGCAGCTGTTAAGGCTAAGTAATCAGACCGCATTGGCGAAGGAACAGACCTTGTCAGTGTTTAAGGTGGTGTTTCCTGAGGTGAAAGCTTCTTCGGTCAGTAAAGCCCGCTCCATTATGAAGCAGAAGCTTGGCGAGCTCGGTGGCAGTGTGTCCACGGATCTCAGCCTATTTAGCATGCTGTCGCAGTTGGAAAAACCCTTCAGTGACGTCGCTAATATGTCCCTTGCATCGCTGAAGTTTGACAGTCGTAGACGAGAGCTGCGGATCCAGGCGGAAGGCAAAGCTTTCGCCGATTTTGAAAAGTTTAAAGCTGCGGCCCCTGATAGTTTTGACATTGAGATCGGTTCGTTAAATAACCAGGATGGCAAAGTCACTGGGTCGGTGACGATAAGAGGTAAGCAATGAATGCACTAAAGACTTATCTTGATGGGCTTGATGTCAGAGAAAAGCAGTTGCTGGCGATGGCGGCTGTTGCCGTCGTTGTCGCTATCTTCTATTGGGGCTTGTGGTCACCATTAAATAATGCCGTTGCTGATGAGCAACAGGCGCTGAGTTCGGCAGAGAGCCGCTTGGCCGAAATGAAACGTGCAGCGGTTGAGGTTGTTAACCTGCGTGCCAGCACAGGTAAGGGAAATGTTCGTAGCGGCTCGTTATCGTCGATTGTTAACCGAACCGCGAAGGCACAGAAAGTCGTTATTGCTCGCATTCAACCTCAGGGGGAAGATCTCCAGGTGTGGATCGATCGCGTTGCTTTTAATGATTTTTTGCGTTGGCTACAGATATTGAAACAACAGTATGGGATTGACGTCGGCAGCCTTGATTTGACGTCAGAGCAGGAAACCGGCGTGGTTCGGATCCGTCGTTTGCAATTAAGAAGGGGATAATGACGTGATTTGGTTACGCCGAGGCATCATTGCTGGTTGCCTGTATTTGGTTTTCTTAATAGCCACCCTTCCCGCAGCATTGCTGGTGAACTGGCTGCCCTTACCTGATGATGTGGTCCTGCAAGGCGTCAGCGGTACCGTCTGGAAAGGCGATGTGGCTGTGGTTAGAGAGCGTCGTATTGTGTTGGAAAAGGTACGCTGGGATTTATCGCCATGGCCGCTGTTGCTGGGGCAAGTGAAAGCCAACGTACAGTTCGGTGATCGTAACTCAGAGATAAATGGCAGAGTCGATCTCGTTGCCGAAACAAGTGGTATCTCAATTTATAACGGCTACTTGGAAGTGCCGGGCAAATTTGTCGATAGTTTGGCGAATCTACCAGGAGGTAGTCGTTTAGATGGCCGTTTCCGCTACGCGATTGATCGTTTCGAACATGGGCTCCCTTGGTGTGAATCCCTGAAAGGAGATATCTACTGGGAAGAAGCGATGTTCAGTAATCGATTGCTGAAGAACCCTGCACCATTGGGTCTATTTCATGTCACATTGAGTTGTGTTGACGGCCAGGTGGTCGGTGTCATTGATGGTAGCCAGAGCCCGCTAAACTTGACGGGTGAATTGAAGTTGCCTGATCGTGAACGTGCCGTTGGGTCACTGCTGATGCAGCCGGATCGAACTTTGCCAAAAGATCTGCGCGAAGGCCTAGAATTCTTGAGCGACAAAACCCCCGAAGGGTTGAAGATAGAGTTCGACACCAAGTTGGGTCTATAGTCGTTAAAAACTGTGCCCCCTTTATCTGGGGGTTGCCCGGATCGCGCTCAGCAGTTGCCGATAGTCTTTGATATTTTGGTAGTTAGGGATCAGCGCGGGTTGCTTCTGACTGTCGGGGTTGGCTACGGCTAACAGGTGGGCTATGCCGTATTTGCGAGCGGCATTTAGCACACTGACACTGTCATCAACGAATAGTGTAGTGGCGCGGTCAAAACCGATTTTTTTCTGCAATGCTTGCCACATCTTTTGCTCCTCTTTTGCTGCACCAAAACTGTGGCTACTCAGCAGTAGGTCCAGATGTTGGTCCAGTTGCGTTTTCTCGACTTTTAGCGAAAGACTGTCAGGGTGGGCATTAGTTAGCAAGATCACGGCTCTGCCAGTTTCTTTTAGCGCGGCAAGAAAGGGCAGGGTATCGGGGCGTAAGCTGATCCTGTTGGCTACTTCGCGCTTCATCGCCACAATATCCATCTGCAAACGTGCCTGCCAATAGTCGAGGCAGTACCACTGCAGTGAGCCGCGCACTTCATGATATGCGTTCAATAGCGTGTTACTCGCTTCTGCCTGAGAGAGCCCTTTCTCTTCAGCGTAGCGCTTTGGTAGGTGCTCTAGCCAAAAGTGATTATCAAAGTGGAGATCCAGTAATGTGCCATCCATATCGAGTAAAACAGTGTCAATCTCTTTCCAATTCAGCATTTTTCTCTTCCGTAGCCCTGTCTGGTACAAAAAATGTTGGCACGATGGCAGTTCGCCGCTAGTGTAATCCTAGCGTCTAAATCTTGATATGAATATCAGCCCTTAATAATGAGTCGGTAATGAGCCAGGAACCTCCGAAAAGGCAAAAACCCAAGGTACTCGCGCGACGCGTCGTCGCCCAAAGTCGCCTATTCACCATTGAAGCGTTGGATCTGGCTTTCTCCAACGGTGCGCGCCGTGAGTATGAAAGGATGCAGGGCAGCGGACGAGGGGCTGTGATGATGATCCCCATATCGGGCGACAACTTAATCCTTGTTCGTGAATATGCTGCCGGAACAGACAGTTATGAGCTAGGCTTTCCCAAAGGTCTGATTGACCCAGGTGAGACGCCGGAACAGGCTGCAGATCGAGAATTGAAAGAAGAGATAGGTTTTGGTTGCCAACAGTTGACCAGGCTCAAGACGTTGACCATGGCCCCCGCTTATTTTGGCAGTCAGATGACTATCTTGTTGGCGCAAGATCTGTATCCAGAGCAGCTACAGGGCGATGAACCTGAGCCGCTGGAACGGGTATATTGGCCGGTCTCGGATATGCTGGGCTTGGTTCAACAGGAAGAGTTTTGTGAAGCTCGCAGTATTGCTGCGGTTTATTTGGCGCATCAATGGCTGCAACAGAAGAGGTAACAATGGAGCCGATTGCACTGCTCAATGATGTACGGGCGATGGCGGTCGAAGCCGGCAATTTGATAGTTGATATCTATCAGCAGGGACGGTTCGAAAAGCTTACTAAACAGGATGAAACGCCGGTAACGACAGCTGATCTGAAAGCTAATGATTTACTTATCAAACGTTTGACGGCTTTAGCCCCTGATATTCCAATCTTATCGGAAGAGGTCACAGACGTTGGTTTTAACAAGCGTTGCCACTGGGACAAGTATTGGCTCATTGATCCTCTAGATGGTACTGGTGAATTTATTGCAGGAAGTGGCGATTTTGCCGTGAACGTCGCACTGATCGTCGGTGGTGTACCCACACTGGGTGTGGTTCATGCGCCGGTATCAGGGATAACCTATTTTGCTACCCGTGGTCATGGCGCTTTTAAGTGTCAAAACGGCGATACTCAGGCAATCAAAGCCACTAAGTTGTCACCGCAGCAGCCTTACTCTTTGCGGGTCGCTGTCAGCCGTCGGCAAAACCTTGAGTTGATCACTGATCGTCTGCACGAGGATGTGCAGGCCGAGTTCATTCCCTTTGGCAGTAGTACACTGAAAAGCTGTATGGTTGCCGAGGGCGTTGCAGACTGTTATCTGCGTATTGGTCCTACCGGAGAGTGGGACACTGGTGCGGCACAATGTGTTGTCGATGAAGCAGGGGGGCGCATTCTCGACCTTGCCCTCAACCCGCTTAGCTACAATGAACGCGAATCGTTGGAGAACCCGAATTTCATTGTCTTGGGGGACGAGTCATTGCCTTGGAGCTGCATGTTAAAGAGTTAACCAGTGACGATCTGACGAGACAAAAAAAACCGCTGATAGTCAGCGGTTTTTTTGATTGAGCAGGTCATCAAAACAGTCGGTTTAAGCCGTTGAGCGCCGCAACACGATAGGCTTCAGCCATCGTCGGGTAGTTGAAGGTGGTACGGACAAAATACTCGATGGTATTTGCGTCACCTTCTTGCTCCATGATTGCCTGACCGATATGCAGGATCTCAGATGCGTTCACACCGAAACAGTGAATGCCAAGGATTTGCTTAGTTTCGCGATGGAAAAGTAACTTCAAACAGCCAACGCCAGCGTTGGCGATCTGTGCGCGAGCCAAGCTAGAGAAGTGTGCCTGACCGATCTCGTATGGGATCTTCGCTGCGGTTAACTCCTGCTCAGTTTTTCCTACTGAACTAATTTCAGGAATGGTGTAGATCCCGGTGGGAATATTTCCTATTAGTTTCGCTTCTGCTTTGCCATCAACGATGGCATCGGCGGCGATCCGGCCCTGGTCGTAGGCGGCACTGGCTAAGCTGGGATAACCGATCACATCACCAACCGCGTAGATATTCTCAACGCTGGTTTGGTAGTGTTCATTCACTTCCAGTTGACCTCGGTGATTGGCTTTGAGGCCAACCTTGTCTAGTTTCAGCGTATCGGTATTACCGGTTCTGCCGTTGGCAAACAGCAAGGCATCAGCTTTTAATCGTTTCCCTGATTCGAAGTTCACCACCACACCATGATCTTCACCGACAACACTGGCGTAGGTTTCGTTGTGACGGATCATCACACCGGAGGAGCGCAAGTGATAGCTCAGTGCGTCGGAGATCTCAACATCAAGAAAAGAGAGTAACCGTTCGCGGCTATCGATCAGAGTTACTTTACAGTCCAGTCCGCGGAAGATGGATGCGTATTCACAGCCGATCACGCCTGCCCCATAAATGATGATATGCCGTGGGTGGTGGGTGAGATTTAAAATAGTGTCGCTGTCGTAGACCCGTGGGTGAGAAAAATCGATATCAGCGGGGCGATAGGGGCGAGAGCCCGGGGCCAACAGAAGTTTGTCAGCCGTGATTGTTTCGGTACCGCCCTCAACAACCACCTTAACAGTATTGCGATCAACCAACTCGGCGCAGCCATGGATCACATCAACATCATTGCGGTTGTAAAACCCGGCACGCATTCGGGTCTGCTTGGTGACGACAGACGCCGCTTGCTTCAAAATCTGATCAAAGGTCCAGGCGCGCGGCTTATGGAAACCTTCGACAAACAGTGGACTGTTATTGAAATCGATCAGGCGGGAAACCGAGTGGCGTAGTGCTTTTGACGGGATCGTTCCCCAATGGGTGCAGCCCCCACCGACATCTTGATGGCGCTCAACAACGGCGACTCGCTGGCCGCGTTTGCTTAAGTTCATCGCAGCACCTTCACCTCCCGGACCTGAGCCGATGATGATCGCATCGTAGTGGTTGTTTTCAATTTCTTCACAGGGTGTCGTAGGAGAGGCTTTTTGTTTTGTCACAGCGAGTATGCTTCTTATTGGCCGCAGAGAACGCCTATGTTACCGATCCCTGCAGGCCGACTAAAGTGCAAACAGCATAAAAAGCGCCCAAATGACGGAAACTCACGACAACGAGCGCTAATTTGTGGCCAATATCGGCTAATTTACTGACACTAGGGGCTGACTATTATCTGCAGCCAGTAACCGGCCAATTGCTTGTGCTGGCATATGATGTTGCGCCAATACGGCTGCAACCGCGTCACTTTGCTCCTGCGTTACCGCAATTAGCAGGCCACCACTGGTTTGTGGATCGCAGAGTAGCTGCCGCTGCAGTTCGGTTAATCGCGTGGCTTTATCACCATAGCTGGCGAAGTTACGCTCGGTACCGCCGGGAACACAGCCTTGACTGCGATAGAACTCTACCTGTGCCAGTAGTGGTACCTGGGCAAGCTCGATCTCCGCACGTACGCCGCTGCCTTCGCAGATCTCAATTAGGTGACCTAGCAGGCCAAATCCCGTGATATCGGTCATTGCGGTGACACCGTCCATCTGCGCTAACTGATAGCCTAAGCTGTTGAGTTGGCACATGGCATCAATGGCGATCAACTCATCTTCGCTACGCAGCTTTTTCTGTTTTTGGGCAGTAGTGAGAATACCGATACCCAAAGGTTTAGTAAGAAACAGTTGGCAATCGGCAGTGGCCTGATCATTGCGCTGTAGTTGGCTTAGTGGCACCTCGCCGGTGACAGCTAAACCAAAAATAGGCTCTGGGGCATCAATGCTGTGACCGCCTGCAAGCAATATTCCTGCATCAGCACAGGCTTGACGCCCACCATCAACGACTTGGGCGGCAACCTCTGGCGGCAATTTCGCCGTCGGCCAGCCAAGAATAGCGATCGCCATTAGCGGTTTGCCACCCATGGCGTAGACGTCGCTGATGGCATTAGTGGCTGCAATACGGCCGAAGGTAAAGGGATCATCGACTATCGGCATAAAAAAATCAGTGGTACTGATAACGCCGCGGCCGTCGCCTAAATCATAAACGGCGGCATCGTCTTTGCTCTGATTGCCGACTAATAGCTTAGGATCAGACGGCAGGGCAAGCTGACTGTGGAGAATGGTGTCTAATACCGCCGGGGAGATCTTGCAGCCGCAACCTGCGCCGTGGCTGTATTCGGTGAGTTTAATCGATTCCATCAAACGTATGCCTAGTTATCACAATCGGTTAAGGATAACGGTGCGCGGATTGATGACAAGTGCGGAAATCAACTATTACTGATTTCCGCACTTGTTTAGTTAGGCATACTGGGCAGTGAGTTGGCGCCACTGTTTATGTTGGGCCAACCAGCGTTGTTGTAGCTCTCGACACTGTGTCACTAGTTCACTTTGCTCATAGCGTTTCAGCATGCGTCGCTTCTTTAGGTCAAGTAAACGCTTACGAGTACTGTAGAAGGCGTTCAGCTTAGCCAGCAACTCTTCATACTCCGCTTGAGTTTTAGCAATCAATTGCTCGGTATTACTACGCCCTTGTAATCGGCTTTGCAGGCGTTGTAGCTGCATATGATAACGTGCCGCTTGGATCCGCTCTTCCGGGCTTTTTTTCAATTTACGGGTTAAACCAAGCCAACTGCAGCTTTTGATTAACCATTTGGTGGGATCAAATTGCCACCAACGAATGCCATTCCGGTAATCGTATTCAAACAGATGATGAAAATTATGATAGCCTTCGCCATAGGTTAAAAAGGCGAGAAAACCGTTATCGCGCGCACTGTTCTTATCGGTGTAGGTTTGCTTGCCCCAGATATGCGCCAATGAGTTGATAAAGAAAGTGAAATGGTGGCTAAGTACCAGTCGCAGTAACCCACACATCAGGAAAGCGCCGATCACGTCACCACTAAACAGACCAAAGATGACTGGAATACCGATATTGGTGGCGAGCACTAGGCGGAGGTAATACTTGTGTTGCCACATCACGACCTTATCGCGGGTGAGATCACGAACATTACGGTAGTCGTCATAACTGTCGCCTTGATACTCGCGCAACATCCAGCCGATATGGCTGTACCAGAAGCCGCGTCCGGCGGAGTAGGGATCTTTCTCATTATTGTCGACATGGCGATGATGCACCCGATGATCAGAGCTCCAGTGCAGGGCACTGTTTTGTAGAGCAAATGCGCCACCAATAGCGAATATTACTTTCAGGACAGGGTGCGCTTCGTAGGTCTTGTGTGACCATAAGCGGTGATAACCCGCCGTGATAGATATTCCTGAATAGCCAAGTAGTAAAATACAGCCGACCACTTCCGCGAGGCCGAAGCCGTGATAAACACCCCAAGCTGGAACTAGGATCAAAGCTCCCAGTAGAGTTAAAGAAAATAGCAGGATATTAGTCCATATCAGTGGTGGTTTAGGTGAAACTGACATTATTGGGTACTCATGTTTATTTTCAGCGTACAGTTGTACGCTGATTCTATCTCGCCTGTTCCCTAATGCAACCATTCTTATATGATCCTGCCTTGGGTATGATGGGGATGAAGATGGCAGTGTAAATTGACAAACAAGGGGCGTTCGTGGGCGTTCGGGCAGAACAAAAGTTAAAAACAAGACAGGCACTAGTTGATTCGGCCTTGTCACAACTCAGTGCGGAAGTAAGCTTTGCCAGCCTGAGTCTGCGTGAAGTATCACGGGAGGCCGGTATCGCTCCCACCTCTTTTTATCGCCACTTCCGGGATATGGATGAGCTCGGTTTAACCTTAGTGGATAGCGCAGGTTTGACCCTGCGACAGCTGATGCGTCAGGCACGGCAGCGGATTAAGGATGGCGGCTCGGTGATCAGAACCTCTGTGGAAACTTTCATGGAGTTTGTCACTGAGAACCCCAATGTTTTCCGTTTGTTACTGCGTGAACGTTCCGGCACTTCGGCCTCTTTTCGGGCCGCGGTAGCACGCGAGATCCAGCATTTTATTGAAGAGCTGGCGCACTATCTGATGTTGCAGGTGGGAGGGCGTTCGGCGGATGTCAATGTGCAGGCTGAGGCGATGGTTACTCTGGTGTTTAGTGCCGGTGCGGATGCACTTGATCTGCCTAAAGATCAGTTACCTGTGCTGACCGAGCGTGTGATAAAACAGTTGAAACTGGTTGCCCGTGGGGCAGCCAGTTTCAGATCGGATGAGATCGAGTAACCTGCTTATTGGCGGCGAGTGAGTAGAACGCCAGCTTCGCAATGGTGGGTGTAAGGAAATTGATCAAATAATGCGAAACGGCTGATCTCGTGGGTTTCGATTAACTGCTCCAGGTTTTCCGCTAAGGTTTCTGGGTTACAGGAGATATACAGAATATTGTCGTAGCCCCGTACTAGATTGACCGTCTCTGGATCTAGGCCTGAACGGGGGGGATCGACAAAAATGGTATTACATTCGTAGCTACTGAGGTCGACACCCGCCAAACGATTAAATTTTCGTCCAGCCATCGCCTCGGTGAACTCTTCACTAGACATGCGGATCACGGTGACATTATCGACCTGATTCAACTTCATATTCAATTGTGCGGATGCCACTGAAGGTTTGGCTATCTCGGTAGCCAGCACTTTACGGAAGTTCTGTGCCAGAGGCAGAGTGAAGTTGCCATTACCACAGTAGAGTTCGAGCAGGTCCCCTGACATCTCTTTGGTGGTATCGACCGCCCAATTAAGCATCTTTTCACAGACCCCTGCATTGGGTTGAGTGAAACTGTTTTCTATCTGTTGGTAGTGAAACGGCTTATCGCCGACAGTGAGCGTTTCCATCACATAGTCACGGGCTAAGACGATTTTTTGTTTGCGTGCGCGGCCGATAAGTTCAACTTTGCCATGGTGCTGTAGGGTTTGCTGTAACTGTGTTGCCGCCGCTTCCCATTCAGTGTCTAACTGACGGTGATAAAGCAGGGAGATGGTCGCTTCACCGGTTTGAGATGAGAGAAAGTCTACCTGAAATAGTTTCCGGCGGAGTATCGGTTGCCCTTTGATCTCGTTTAGCAATGCGGTCATCAGCTCATTAATAAGTTGAGACGCTTGCGGAAAGCTTGTCACTTTGTAGTGATTACGGGTGCCCTTATCAAACATGATGTAGTCAAGATCGTCCCCATCATGCCAGACCCGAAATTCAGCGCGCATCCGATAGTGACTAGGCGCTGAAGCAAATAGTTCCAATGTGGGTGGCGAAAAGCGGTTAAAGGTCTCTGTTAACCAACGACTTTTGTCCGCTAGCTGGGCATCGTATTCGGATCGGGAAAAGGATAACTCAGCCATTGGCTACTCCATTGGTCACTGCCGTTTTGACAGCGAAGCTCTCTGATAGGGGGCGCAAATTTTAGGCAAACTGGCGGCAGAGTCAAAAAAACCTGCATTAGAGCTTAGATGAGCAAAATTAAAATGGTCAAAAAACAGTCAAGTTTAATCTTGCTGAGCCGATAGAGAGTTCAGAGGCGATTAGGAGGTACGCATATCGATAGAATAAACGGATAGGACCTCATTATGTTTCAGTTCAATCAACAACTCTTCAGCAACTTATCTACAAATCGTGATCAGCTGAGTTATCAGCAGAACTATTCCGCAACAGCTTCTACTCAACCGACTCGCCCCCTGGCTAGTTTACCATCAGCGCAGCCATTGCCAGCTGCCGTTGCTCAGTCTCCACTAGTTGAGCCGCAGGCTAAAGCTGCGCGCGTTGATAAAGCGCTAAGTCAATCTTTAAGTGAGCGCTTTCCGGCGGTTGCGACGGAACCCGCCTCCGCTTATGCCACTGAAAGTTCGAAGAAACTACAAGCACTAACCGCCAAGCTGTACCAAGCGCAATCAGACGGTGCCAGTAGGAAAGAGCTAAGGGCAGAATACCGTGAGTTACGCCGGGATGTCCGTTCGGCCTTTAAAGAAGCGAGAAGCGATCTAAAAGAGAGCGGTTTGTTCGATCGCGATATGCGCCATACCTTGCAGGGTGAATGGAAAGCATTTTCTGGTTCGCTTAAGCAGTTTCGACAAGCATTGAATGAACCGGTGCAACCCACTGCTCCCCAAGCGCCTGTGCAAATGCAAACGGTGAGCTATCAAACTGCCAGCTTTAATATGAGCAGTAACGGTAGTGAAGTGAATATGAGCTTCAGTAGTCAGCAGTATTTCAGCCAGACCAATGTCGGCAATAATCAACCACAGCAATCAGCTTTGGAAAGCAAAGAGATAGCGCCAACGCCATCCCTAGTTTCTGAGTCTCAGCCTGAAGCTGTTGCAGTCGCAGAGCGCCCCACAGGGAATCAAGAAGAGGCAGCTGTAGCCGTTCTTCCGCAAGCAGAAGTTGACACCAGTGCAGAGACTTCAACCTCTAGTCAGCCCCTCTCACCCTTATCTATGTTGCAGCAGTTTTTGCAGAGCTTACCTGGAGCGGTTGGTGTAGGCAGCTATAGCATGATGGCCAGCAGTCAGTTCTCCTTCTCTGCATCAATGAATATGCAGTCTGGCAATGGCCAGTTTCAGGCAAGTTATAGCTATAGTGGCAGCGCTCAATTCTATTACGCGGTGAATGGCACTGAGAGCAGCCAGCAGACTGGCGAGGTTGCAGGGTTGGTTGGGGATCTATCCGAGCTGGCAGATCAATATCAAAGTGGTGCGATAGAAGCCGCAGTGGCCAGCGCAACAAACGCTTCGCAAGAGGATAACGATACCTATAGTCCGGGTACAGGATTCGCACAACAAAATTCCGCTGCCTCTGAGGTCGTTGACTATAAAGCGCGGCTATTGCAAGTCGAGGAGGGGTTCAAGCAGCAGTTCTCTCAACAGCGTGCCATGTATGAAGTGTCGGAGCTTATCTTTGCCCAGCTGAATGGTCAGCAGAGCTCAAACCAAACGCAGCTACAAGTAGAGAAGTTTGAGCAGTTTAACCAGTCTGTTCGGTTTAACTAGTTTGTACGTGCGCCAACGCGCAGGTTCGGGCCCCGAGTATTAAAGGTTACTTTTATTCTCTTCAGTCTGGTTTTACCATGAGACCCCACATATCAATGTGGGGTTTTCTTTTTACAGCCTCTGGTCACGATAAGCGATGTCACTGAGACAACCAATATTAGTATTTGATTCTGGCGTGGGTGGATTGTCAGTTTGGCAAGCGATCCGT
This genomic window from Corallincola holothuriorum contains:
- the gspM gene encoding type II secretion system protein GspM, encoding MNALKTYLDGLDVREKQLLAMAAVAVVVAIFYWGLWSPLNNAVADEQQALSSAESRLAEMKRAAVEVVNLRASTGKGNVRSGSLSSIVNRTAKAQKVVIARIQPQGEDLQVWIDRVAFNDFLRWLQILKQQYGIDVGSLDLTSEQETGVVRIRRLQLRRG
- the cysQ gene encoding 3'(2'),5'-bisphosphate nucleotidase CysQ; translated protein: MEPIALLNDVRAMAVEAGNLIVDIYQQGRFEKLTKQDETPVTTADLKANDLLIKRLTALAPDIPILSEEVTDVGFNKRCHWDKYWLIDPLDGTGEFIAGSGDFAVNVALIVGGVPTLGVVHAPVSGITYFATRGHGAFKCQNGDTQAIKATKLSPQQPYSLRVAVSRRQNLELITDRLHEDVQAEFIPFGSSTLKSCMVAEGVADCYLRIGPTGEWDTGAAQCVVDEAGGRILDLALNPLSYNERESLENPNFIVLGDESLPWSCMLKS
- the selD gene encoding selenide, water dikinase SelD, producing MMESIKLTEYSHGAGCGCKISPAVLDTILHSQLALPSDPKLLVGNQSKDDAAVYDLGDGRGVISTTDFFMPIVDDPFTFGRIAATNAISDVYAMGGKPLMAIAILGWPTAKLPPEVAAQVVDGGRQACADAGILLAGGHSIDAPEPIFGLAVTGEVPLSQLQRNDQATADCQLFLTKPLGIGILTTAQKQKKLRSEDELIAIDAMCQLNSLGYQLAQMDGVTAMTDITGFGLLGHLIEICEGSGVRAEIELAQVPLLAQVEFYRSQGCVPGGTERNFASYGDKATRLTELQRQLLCDPQTSGGLLIAVTQEQSDAVAAVLAQHHMPAQAIGRLLAADNSQPLVSVN
- the nudE gene encoding ADP compounds hydrolase NudE, whose protein sequence is MSQEPPKRQKPKVLARRVVAQSRLFTIEALDLAFSNGARREYERMQGSGRGAVMMIPISGDNLILVREYAAGTDSYELGFPKGLIDPGETPEQAADRELKEEIGFGCQQLTRLKTLTMAPAYFGSQMTILLAQDLYPEQLQGDEPEPLERVYWPVSDMLGLVQQEEFCEARSIAAVYLAHQWLQQKR
- the gspL gene encoding type II secretion system protein GspL, with amino-acid sequence MNEQLVIRLGHEHDAPVHWLVWSYSSSEVIASGTLAGVEQLETLHERVGGRKPVVLVPSSEVGLHNVPLPPKAGRAVIKALPFMLEEQLTQDVDSLHFALGERKDNVQQVMVVSRLKMAQWLDWLREANFEPQRLLPDLLALPWQEDGWTALDMEQQLLLRTDEFAGIVVEHDNAELYLQSMIAAREESEEPQLLNSYQPWIFADIDGLQIERQPEELPMQLLAEHLPSHKWNLLQGDFEAKREVDTRWLPWRKVAIVVGVCLLLNMVLDGLQLLRLSNQTALAKEQTLSVFKVVFPEVKASSVSKARSIMKQKLGELGGSVSTDLSLFSMLSQLEKPFSDVANMSLASLKFDSRRRELRIQAEGKAFADFEKFKAAAPDSFDIEIGSLNNQDGKVTGSVTIRGKQ
- the sthA gene encoding Si-specific NAD(P)(+) transhydrogenase — protein: MTKQKASPTTPCEEIENNHYDAIIIGSGPGGEGAAMNLSKRGQRVAVVERHQDVGGGCTHWGTIPSKALRHSVSRLIDFNNSPLFVEGFHKPRAWTFDQILKQAASVVTKQTRMRAGFYNRNDVDVIHGCAELVDRNTVKVVVEGGTETITADKLLLAPGSRPYRPADIDFSHPRVYDSDTILNLTHHPRHIIIYGAGVIGCEYASIFRGLDCKVTLIDSRERLLSFLDVEISDALSYHLRSSGVMIRHNETYASVVGEDHGVVVNFESGKRLKADALLFANGRTGNTDTLKLDKVGLKANHRGQLEVNEHYQTSVENIYAVGDVIGYPSLASAAYDQGRIAADAIVDGKAEAKLIGNIPTGIYTIPEISSVGKTEQELTAAKIPYEIGQAHFSSLARAQIANAGVGCLKLLFHRETKQILGIHCFGVNASEILHIGQAIMEQEGDANTIEYFVRTTFNYPTMAEAYRVAALNGLNRLF
- a CDS encoding type II secretion system protein N, producing MIWLRRGIIAGCLYLVFLIATLPAALLVNWLPLPDDVVLQGVSGTVWKGDVAVVRERRIVLEKVRWDLSPWPLLLGQVKANVQFGDRNSEINGRVDLVAETSGISIYNGYLEVPGKFVDSLANLPGGSRLDGRFRYAIDRFEHGLPWCESLKGDIYWEEAMFSNRLLKNPAPLGLFHVTLSCVDGQVVGVIDGSQSPLNLTGELKLPDRERAVGSLLMQPDRTLPKDLREGLEFLSDKTPEGLKIEFDTKLGL
- the fabR gene encoding HTH-type transcriptional repressor FabR; the protein is MGVRAEQKLKTRQALVDSALSQLSAEVSFASLSLREVSREAGIAPTSFYRHFRDMDELGLTLVDSAGLTLRQLMRQARQRIKDGGSVIRTSVETFMEFVTENPNVFRLLLRERSGTSASFRAAVAREIQHFIEELAHYLMLQVGGRSADVNVQAEAMVTLVFSAGADALDLPKDQLPVLTERVIKQLKLVARGAASFRSDEIE
- a CDS encoding acyl-CoA desaturase; this encodes MSVSPKPPLIWTNILLFSLTLLGALILVPAWGVYHGFGLAEVVGCILLLGYSGISITAGYHRLWSHKTYEAHPVLKVIFAIGGAFALQNSALHWSSDHRVHHRHVDNNEKDPYSAGRGFWYSHIGWMLREYQGDSYDDYRNVRDLTRDKVVMWQHKYYLRLVLATNIGIPVIFGLFSGDVIGAFLMCGLLRLVLSHHFTFFINSLAHIWGKQTYTDKNSARDNGFLAFLTYGEGYHNFHHLFEYDYRNGIRWWQFDPTKWLIKSCSWLGLTRKLKKSPEERIQAARYHMQLQRLQSRLQGRSNTEQLIAKTQAEYEELLAKLNAFYSTRKRLLDLKKRRMLKRYEQSELVTQCRELQQRWLAQHKQWRQLTAQYA
- the yrfG gene encoding GMP/IMP nucleotidase, which gives rise to MLNWKEIDTVLLDMDGTLLDLHFDNHFWLEHLPKRYAEEKGLSQAEASNTLLNAYHEVRGSLQWYCLDYWQARLQMDIVAMKREVANRISLRPDTLPFLAALKETGRAVILLTNAHPDSLSLKVEKTQLDQHLDLLLSSHSFGAAKEEQKMWQALQKKIGFDRATTLFVDDSVSVLNAARKYGIAHLLAVANPDSQKQPALIPNYQNIKDYRQLLSAIRATPR